A part of Helicobacter fennelliae genomic DNA contains:
- a CDS encoding M16 family metallopeptidase yields the protein MAKHTSGLQEITINTISIPVIYEQSGIIPIGHIQLVFQGGGTLNSSQNLGLSALRNQLLNEGTKTLGSVEFAKALEQKAISLYVSGGNETLSFQLDYLKEEESRAIQMLGDLLTDPNLTTQALQKSKTAIISQILNNQDDFDYLADELLDSKLFALTPLAYPKLGTPEQIQSYTLDDIKNSINQALQLKRLIIVVGGDIDVSSTLKKLSKILEQLPNGTQYDRLHFTINPTPSTMIKHAPTKQAYIYFGSPLIVNDLAKESYLAKVASFILGSSGFGSRLMEEVRVKRGLAYSAYISFTTRPLVSYASGYLQTKLESQDEAIKVVKEVIADFVKNGVTQKELDAAKSFLLGSEPLRNETLSQRLGAKFIFYYNGLPLDFNATQLQQIQNLDLATLNAYIKQHTEINNLTFAIITAEAKSAKSKQDSSQSLAKTAKTPTKSSQKPKKEQK from the coding sequence ATGGCAAAGCATACAAGTGGATTACAAGAAATAACAATCAACACCATTTCCATTCCTGTTATTTATGAGCAATCAGGGATTATCCCAATCGGGCATATTCAGCTTGTCTTTCAAGGTGGTGGCACACTAAATTCTAGCCAGAATCTAGGACTTAGCGCATTACGTAATCAACTCCTCAATGAAGGCACAAAAACATTAGGAAGCGTAGAATTTGCAAAAGCATTAGAGCAAAAAGCAATCTCTTTGTATGTTTCAGGTGGCAATGAAACACTTTCTTTTCAGCTTGATTATCTCAAAGAAGAAGAATCTAGAGCTATCCAAATGCTAGGCGATCTCCTCACAGATCCAAACCTCACCACTCAAGCCCTCCAAAAATCCAAAACTGCGATCATCTCACAAATCCTCAATAATCAAGATGATTTTGATTATCTCGCTGATGAGCTTTTAGATTCTAAGCTTTTTGCGCTCACACCTCTTGCATACCCAAAGCTTGGCACTCCAGAGCAAATCCAAAGCTACACGCTTGATGATATAAAAAACTCAATCAATCAAGCCCTGCAACTCAAGCGATTGATTATTGTCGTTGGCGGAGATATTGATGTCTCATCTACGCTCAAAAAACTATCCAAAATCCTAGAGCAACTCCCAAATGGCACACAATATGATCGTCTCCATTTTACGATTAATCCTACCCCAAGCACGATGATTAAGCACGCACCAACAAAGCAAGCCTATATTTATTTTGGCTCACCATTGATTGTCAATGATTTGGCAAAAGAGAGCTACCTTGCCAAAGTCGCAAGTTTTATACTTGGCTCTAGCGGTTTTGGCTCTCGCCTTATGGAAGAAGTGCGTGTGAAGCGAGGTTTGGCGTATTCTGCATATATCAGCTTTACCACGCGCCCTCTTGTCTCTTACGCAAGTGGCTATCTCCAAACAAAGCTAGAATCTCAAGATGAAGCGATCAAAGTTGTCAAAGAAGTGATTGCAGATTTTGTCAAAAATGGCGTAACCCAAAAAGAACTTGACGCAGCAAAAAGCTTTTTGCTTGGTAGCGAACCTTTGCGTAATGAGACATTATCGCAACGATTAGGGGCAAAATTTATATTCTATTACAATGGTTTGCCACTAGATTTTAATGCTACCCAGCTCCAACAAATCCAAAATCTTGATCTTGCCACGCTTAATGCTTACATCAAGCAACACACAGAAATCAATAACTTAACCTTTGCTATCATCACTGCTGAAGCAAAAAGCGCGAAATCAAAACAAGATTCTAGCCAATCGCTTGCCAAAACAGCAAAAACACCCACAAAGTCATCACAAAAACCAAAAAAGGAGCAAAAATGA